A genome region from Musa acuminata AAA Group cultivar baxijiao chromosome BXJ3-5, Cavendish_Baxijiao_AAA, whole genome shotgun sequence includes the following:
- the LOC103974909 gene encoding uncharacterized protein LOC103974909 isoform X1: protein MTSSWNLDRILKLEVRRCVDRGRSLPASYAPLAYEPWTTGTRGCVEDPQYCNYVYIPQLWKIQASLFGHYAFEGPSTSTGIKSETLAVLWQNSTCMASVAARGAQNIHSEVMRKLANLLYIEATRCSRSTPTSKALRPQWAVGGAGKGGSAIIKKSKAGKTECWQKGRHLN from the exons ATGACATCGAG TTGGAATCTTGATCGAATCTTGAAG TTGGAGGTTCGCAGATGTGTTGACCGTGGGCGATCTCTTCCGGCGAGCTATGCGCCACTGGCGTACGAACCTTGGACCACTGGAACTCGAGGCTGCGTTGAGGATCCTCAATACT GTAACTACGTGTACATTCCCCAGTTATGGAAGATACAAGCATCACTATTTGGACATTATGCCTTCGAAGGACCATCAACTTCCACAGGCATAAAATCTG AGACTTTGGCTGTGCTGTGGCAGAACAGCACTTGTATGGCCAGTGTTGCTGCACGAGGTGCTCAAAACATCCACTCCGAAGTGATGCGTAAATTGGCGAATCTCCTGTATATCGAAGCAACAAGGTGTAGCAGATCCACTCCGACCTCTAAGGCCTTACGTCCCCAGTGGGCGGTGGGAGGAGCCGGGAAGGGAGGTTCGGccatcataaagaaaagcaaagcaGGCAAAACCGAGTGCTGGCAAAAGGGTCGCCATCTGAACTAG
- the LOC103974909 gene encoding uncharacterized protein LOC103974909 isoform X2: MTSSWNLDRILKLEVRRCVDRGRSLPASYAPLAYEPWTTGTRGCVEDPQYCNYVYIPQLWKIQASLFGHYAFEGPSTSTGIKSGTSNSRDFGCAVAEQHLYGQCCCTRCSKHPLRSDA, from the exons ATGACATCGAG TTGGAATCTTGATCGAATCTTGAAG TTGGAGGTTCGCAGATGTGTTGACCGTGGGCGATCTCTTCCGGCGAGCTATGCGCCACTGGCGTACGAACCTTGGACCACTGGAACTCGAGGCTGCGTTGAGGATCCTCAATACT GTAACTACGTGTACATTCCCCAGTTATGGAAGATACAAGCATCACTATTTGGACATTATGCCTTCGAAGGACCATCAACTTCCACAGGCATAAAATCTGGTACGTCCAACTCAAG AGACTTTGGCTGTGCTGTGGCAGAACAGCACTTGTATGGCCAGTGTTGCTGCACGAGGTGCTCAAAACATCCACTCCGAAGTGATGCGTAA